AGCTCCGGGATGGGACTCCCTAGGAGGGATCATGGGGAGGGACGTCCAGGCTACCATTCAGGGCTGGCCATCTGGGCTTCAGGGACATCCTGACATCTTTGCCTTGTCCTGTGGTCTCCACAGAGACAGTGTTGGGGCTCCCCTGAGTTGCTGCAATTCCACAAGTGGGGAGCTCCCGTCACATCTCTCTGCTTCCTCAGCCAACCCTCCTCTCCAGCTGCCGGGGCCCTGTCTACCTGACACTTGGACCTTGCTGCATATTTCTCAGCTTCCGTCCACCTCTCCCATCTGgctgtctttgtgtgtgtgtgtgtggctttgtcAGTTACGGCGGGGTTTCTGGGCCACGTGGTCCGTGCTGTTTGAGCCATCCTCAGCTAGAGCCTGTACCATGTCTCTAGGGGAAGGGGCTGGGTATGAGGCCTGGAGAACTTTCAGGGCTGTCTTGCGTGGAGGACTGTCTGCAAGGTTTAGGAGCCGGGATAAAGGTAGTCCCTGCAAAGCCCGGACAGCCACAGCCCACCCTGGGGGCCATCGAGCGCTACCTGGGAGGTCTCTTCCCCATCATTTGCTCAGGCTacgtgttagtcagggttctccggAGAAGCAGAACCAATTCCTTCACTGTGTGGGGTGTGGTGAGccacaggccagcaggctggagacccggGGAGGAGCTGCAGGCCAGTGCCGAGGCCACCTGCTGCCAGAACTCCCTCTTGCTCTGGGGAGGTCAGTCTTTGTTCCATTCATGTCCCCTCCTCATTATGGAAGACCATCTGCTTTaccaatttaaatatttatctcataCTCTACCAACTTAAATATTTATCTCATATGAAAACAACCTTACAGAAACATCCAGAGTACTGTTTGTCCAACTGTCCAGGAACCCTGGCCCAGGCATAACGTCAACCATCAAAAGGCATTTCTCAGGTTTGCGTGCTCTCTGGCGTCTGACCCCCAAAGCCACATTCTCCTTTTCCTCAAGGATGGGTTTCTGGCCCTTGGCAGCTTTGAGACAGATTTGAGGTATTGGAGGTTCCTAGGAAGCGCCAGTCATGCCCTGGTACTCTGTGTTCCGGGGGCCCCGATGCTGAGCATGGACATCAGGCTGGTTCACACTCGGTGACTGCGGCACCGTCACCAGCCTCGCATAAAGCAGGAATGTTTAGCCCTGTCTTAAGGGTTTACTTGGGGAAGGAAATGATGGTGAGCAAGGTAGGACTTTTCACATGGGGAATCATTGTGCTTACATTGTGGATTACGATGATCCCATCCTTTTTCAGAGAGTGTTTTCTCTATTTGCTTATTGCCAGGGTCTGGTCCTGGGGAAAGAAGCAGTTTGGGGCTCTGGTGAGAAGGCACAGGGGCTCCCCCAGAAGCAAGGACAGAGAGAGCACGGCTATGCTTGCTCAGGTGTGCTCAGCAGGCTGCGACGTCTGCAGCCTGGGGCTCCTGTGCCTGTCTCTTTGATGTGACCTCTACCTCTCCTTCACCATCCAGGCTGTCCTGGGGCAAACTCCAGGTGGTCACCTTTAGCTGTGTCTCTGGGCAGACAAGTCTAGACAAGACACCACTTTCTTCTCCACTCCTGTTTCCTGAGTGTACCTAGGGAACTACACCAGGTGCTCCCCCAGGCACCTGCTCCATTAGTGACTGGTGGCCATCTTCACACTCCCGGTGAGCAAGGAAGTGGCACCAGCTGGGATCGTTCTTCTCAAGCCACACCCAGCtgagaaggctgaagcaggcacCGCAGCCCGTCCTGTGGACTTGAACTGCTCAGCTGCTGCAGGCGTGTCCTGCCAGGTGGAACAAAAGGAAGAACACACTTCACATGCACAGTGCACACTAGAATGCTATTAAATTCTGAGGGGAATTGGATGACCCTTgactccctcctccctctgacttgttaattttcattttctagatCTCATGGACTTTTTCataaagtttacattttatattttacaatttatattGAAGCATAATTTGCAGAGTGAAAAGCACCAATCTTGGGAGTTCAGCCAGGTGTGTTTTGGCGAATGTGTTCACCTGTGTGACGCCAGTCCCCATTGTGACATGGAGCATTCCCATCCAGCCCCAGACCACACcttccccttccctgcctcctctcccGATCTGCTGCACTGCATTCCCTACACAGCAGACAGAGCAGGAATCATGCCTTTCTTCTAAGGAACATCCTCCAGTGACTTCATTGCACTGAGAAGCCCCTCTTGGCCCTTGCAGGCCGCTGTGCTCTGGGCCCTCCTACAGCTCTGACTGGTCCTGCAGCCCCCAGTCCCTGGCCTCCTTCTTGGCTCCGAGCACAAACCCTGTCTTagcacctcagggcctttgcatttgctcCCCTGCCTCCCTTTCTGGAATTCTGCCCCTGAGATCTGCATGAATTGAGCCCTTTCATCATCTGGGTCTCAGGTCAGGAACGCTAACCAAGACTCTGcccttgaccaaactttagtcaggctcctcTGAGCCATCTTTTCAAGTAGGTCCTGTCTGTCTTTGGTCTGTCCAGCCCCATCTTAGCaaagaatcctgctaagtcacCCCTCGACTTACTAGGCCACCCCCCACTTGCTAGGCCACCCCCCCACTTGCTAGGTCACGTCTCCCCTTGCCAGTTTACCCCCAACTTACTGGGTCACCCCCATTTGCTAGGTCACCCCCTCACTCACTAGGTCACCCCCACTTGCTAGGTCACCCCCCCACTTACTATGTCACCCCCACTTACTAGGTCACCCTCCACTTGCTAGGTCACCCCCTCAGTTGCTAGGCCACCCCCCTTACTAGGTCAAGTCACCCCCCGCTTGCTAGGTCACCCCCCCACTTACTAGGCCACCCCCATTACTAGGTCAAGTCACCCCCCACTTGCTAGGCCATCCCCCCACTTGCTATGCCACCCCCTTACTTGCTAGGCCATCCCCCCACTTGCTAGGCCACCCCCCAACTTGCTAGGTCACGTCTCCCCTTGCCAGTTCACCCCCCACTCACTGGGTCACCCCCATTTGCTAGGTCACCCCCTCACTCACTAGGTCACCCTCCACTTGCTAGGTCACCCCCGCAGTTGCTAGGCCACCCCACTTACCAGGTCAAGTCACCGCCCCGCTTGCTAGGTCACCCCCCCACTTGCTAGGTCACCCGCACTTACTAGGTCACCCTCCACTTGCTAGGTCACCCCGTCACTTGCTAGGTCACCCCGTCACTTGCTAGGCCACCCCCCTTACTAGGTCAAGTCACCCCCCGCTGCTAGGTCACCCCCCACTTGCTAGGTTACCCCCAACTTAGTAAGTTACCCCCACTTGCTAGGTCACTCCCCCACCCTTCCTATCTGACTGTGTTATTTATTCCCCACCTTTGATGTCTAAGTCTCTGACCACCGTTAtcaagaatcctgttaggtccCATAGTCAAGTTTTGAGACAGCTGCCACAAGGTTATGGAGGAGGAAATGAAGCCTCCACTTACGTGCTGGGTTTGTCAAGTCCATTCAGGTAGAAAGTGGCAAAGTCAGGCTTGGAAATGGGTTTTGTGACTCCATGTTTCTCCTCGTTCAGACCTGCCTTGGAGAACCATTCCCTCCACGTCTTCTGTCTGTGTTTTAGAGAACTGGAAAATAGGCCACTTTAACATGGTCTCTCCTACAAAGAGGTAAGAAGACCCAGCAGAAGGGCAGAAGAACTGGGAGTCTGGCCAGACCTCTGGATGAATGTCAGGGTTGTTGTTATACCCAGGACTGTTGTCACCCTCTTGTCTCTGGACATAGTGACAAGGGACAAGGCAAAGAGAGAGGGCCTATGTTCTTGTGGACATGTGGTGTGCATGAGGAAGCAGAGTGGGTGGTGTAGGATGACTGGCTATGGCTGTGGGCTCACCCTAGTGGGACATAGGGTTGGCAAGGTTCTGGCCAGAGTCGGAAGGGCCAGGACCCCACGTTCCTTCCTCCTGTGTTTGTATCCCATtcaaaccaaaattaaaattctaagcccTCCAAGCAACTGAATGGACACCTCCTCTCAGCCCAAGGCATTCCAATGTTAACCTCAAACACTGGTTCAGGCCGTGATGGGACGTGGGGATCAGGAATACCTCATTATACGCTCCGCCcattggaattcaggcacagctaGCCAGCATTAACCTTAAAACAGAGTGCTTAAGgcaaggtgcggtggctcatgcctgcaatcccagcactttgggaggccgaggtgggcagatcacttgaggtcaggagttcgagaccagcctggtcaacacagtgaaaccctgtctctactaaaaatacaaaaattacttggcatggtggtgcatacctgtaatcccagctacttgggaggctgaggcaggagaatcacttgaacccaggaggtagaggtttcagtgagccaagattgtgccactgcactgcagcctgggcaatagagagagactccatctcagaaagcaaaaaacaaaaaacaaaaaacccaaatccTCTCTTCTCTCAACATCCTCTCTACCACTTCTCTGGTCTACATAGAAAACTCTTTCGAAGAGCTAGTGTTTTGATATACgacttgggtttttgtttttgcatccGAAGAATCCTGAATTATCAAACTCCAGAAAAGCACAAACACAAAAGAACTTGCTGAAAGGACTTTATttgagatgaggaaacaaagttGATGGCAAAGTACAGGACACACGACAGTTTCCTTCTAGGTCATAAAGCAAATTATGAATACATTTCTCTCTGTTCTCATCCCTCAGAGGCAGCAGAATCTGTGGTTAATACCCATGACAGTGCAGGTCCCATAGGAATATTCTGTTGAATAACAGGACCTTCTGCAATGGCAAGTGAAAGCCCTTGTTgagcctggggacagagagagagagcatcagaAATTGAGCACCAGGGTCAGCAGCGGGCAGTAAAGAGAATCTTCAGGAAGTTGCATGCTTGCTGACATGTAATGCTGGCTGCATTACAGCCAATAGCATGATCACACCATCAATAGGAATAAATACGCAGAGCAGTGTTGGTCACACACAGGATTAGAGACCCATTCTGATATGCTGCACTTATCTGCTCCTGCCCTGTCACACACACATCTGAATGCACCCATATGACTGTCTCCAGTTTCCAACGGTTCCTATAAAAGTCAGATTAAAAAACATTCCTTTagcagctggatgtggtggcttacacctgtaatcccagcactttgggaggccaaggtgggtttatcacaaggtcaggagttcaagactagcctggccaagatggtgaaaccccgtctctactaaaaaaaaaaatacaaaatgtagccaggcttggtggctggtgcctgtaatcctagtgacttgggaggctgaggcagagaattgcttgaacccaggaggcggaggttgcagtgatctgagatagtgccactgcgctccagcctgggtgacagagcgagactccatcaaacaaaacaaaacaaaacaaaacaaaacaaagcaaaacaaaacattccTTTAAAATTAGGCTCTCTTCCTTGAAGTAGAGACTCCTCAATACATTTCAACAtggcaaaaaattagaaaatttcatAGACTTATCATAGAATTAAAAAATCTTTAGAGAAAAGTCATGCCTTGAATATCACTGATTCTTCCTTTTCAGTACAAACATAAAGTAATTGAGGCCTGGGGAGGTGATCACCTAAGAGAAAGAGCCAGCTGTTGGATCTAATTCTAGAAGTGCTTGGTTTTCCTCTCTACACTCCTAGCTCTGCAATGCTGGTGTCTCTTACCCAAAGCTCTAAGACTTGAGCTTGCATCCTCTGCAAAGGAGACGGCAAAGTCCTGGTCATTTGCCCCACGCTGCTCCTGGGCGTCAGCCTCATAAGCTTTTGCCTGCAGTGGCTCATCCTCGGCTTGGAGTGGCTCGGCCTTGGCCTGGAGGGCCACGAGGAGAACAGCAGTGAGGATGGTGAGGGTTCTCATGGCTAGGGTCGCTGGAGGAGAGAGAGCAGGAGCAGATGTGTGGGGAGTGAGGAGCCAGCCTGGATTTATAGGTCTGCTGGGAGAAGGCTCAGGGACAGATGTTGCGGTGAGACGGGGAGTGCATGTGATTGGGGAGCAGAAGAGCTACCCTTGCCCTCCATGTCCCTTTGATGCTCCTTTGTTCTCCAAGCTTCATTGTAGTGTGAGGCTGTTTATTGAGTGTCTGTTCTGGTCCCAGCTGATAGTGATGATAAGAACAGTGTTACATTGTCCTGTTTTCCATCTGCTGGAATATTTACTTGTtaatattcaaaaaagaaaagaacagtgcTTTCAATGAATAATTTCAGGAATCAAATGCCTCTTATTTTCTGAAGGTGGGGCTGGCCACTCTCTGGAGGTCTAGACCTTGAGGCCAGAGCTGGATCCCACTAGAGTAGAAAGTTAATTCATTGCAGGATTCAGGGGGCATTTCTGCCCTCATGAAGGAGGCTTTGAGATTATGGGGTGAATAGGCTCTTGTGGGGCACAGTGTGGAGAAGATAATGACCTTATCAGCCTATAAGGGAAAAGAACTCAGTGGGATACTAGGTAAAGAGTTAGTAAAACTAAAGCCAAAAGATTTATTTCAAGAAACCCATGTGATCTGAATGTATCAAGTAAAATATATACTAGGTATTTCTCTCCACTTTGAGAAATATCGAAACAATTGACATGTCCCCAATCCccctctgaaattttatttttaattttagaaaatgttgaaTTGCCCACAAGGACCATTCAAAGGGTAAAAGGAGTAATGAGCCTCCAtccttgccccagccctgcagctctgctccaggaaatctccacttaaaaattaaacattggtTTGCGCTTTGTTTTTTCTCCCTAATGCTGTAATTTGAATACTTGGTAGCTCAAAACATATAGAACTCTACCATTATTTTCATAGTCTCTTGTTTCTGGTCTTCTATTCAggtattttatccattttgagttaagttttgtatatgCCAAAAGAGAAGGGTCCAGTTTTATTGTTTCGCGTATGGAAATAGtattcccaccaccatttattgaagagactcccCTGTCCCTATTGTGTCTTCTTGATGCCATTGTCAAAAGTTACTTGACCATATGTGTTTGGatgtatttctggactctcaattttttttcactggtatgtgtctggttttatgtcagtaccatattgttttgattaccgtagctttgtaatataatttaaaaccaGGAATTGTGATGtcttcaactttgttttttttttctcagaattgttTTGTCTGTTTGGGTTCTTTCAccatttcatacaaattttaggatttttttttttatttctgtaaagaatgccaTGGGGATTTGGATAGGAATCGTGCTGAATCTGTATATTGTTTTGTTTGggatagacattttaacaatcttaattcttccaattttcagcccaggatatctttccatttatttttacattctttaatttctttcactattttttttttcattttcagtgtgTAGATCCTTCACCTCCTTGTTtcttcctaggtgttttattttttgatgctattgtaaatggaattgtttcttgatttttgtttcagttttgttAGGGAATCTATGggcatttaaaaatgcatttgttctgtatttatttgaattttgccTTCATTTACCCAGCAGGAGATGACCATTTAACTAACATCTAAATTTCGAATTAAACTTTCCCTCTCCAACCCAAACTGTAATTGTCCATTGTGACTTATAGCTGTCTATGCCTCTTTCCCCAGTAGTTCATGGGACAGGCAATAATTACTCTTATCACCTGGAAATCCTACCCTGGAGCTGTTACTCAGATACCCTGATCTAGCTAACAGGACAAGATACTTCTGTAAATAAGTGATCTAATTTGTCTTGACTTAAAGGAGCATTTTGGAATTGTGTGCTCTATCTTTGGAAACTAAGAAGTGTTCCTAGCCTATTTTAATTGAAATAGAAGATAATGCAGACCAATCCCCATGGGCATTGGtaaatgtttagacagatggGGTGCAGGAAGGCTTATCAGGATCCATATCGCAGCTTGTAAAGTCACCACAATCACCACGCTAACAGACCGAACGCCTGGAAGTAAACAGAACTTCTAGAACAGTAGAACATCAAAGGGTGTCAGGGACAAGGGAACTTCACGTagttcctttccctctctctactTACCTTCCTGCCCCTAGAGTCACATACATGCAAATACTGAAGCACAAGCTCTATTCTGAAGAGCCCGTTTACTCTAGGATCCAGCTTTCAATGATCATGCACAAAATCGAGGCAGGTGTATCTCCCCCTTGTTTAGCCAACAGGCTCCTGCAAGAGAAGTAACCTCCCTACCGTGACCCGCAGTCACGAGGACTTCATCTCTGTTAACTGCCTTTCTTGAGTTAACCCCACCGCACTCCCACATGGAAGCCCTAATAAGAAGCGAGCATCTTGGAGATGCCACCGAGATGAAGTTGACTTAGGCCAAGGGCTGTCTCTGTTGTCCTCAGTGGCTCCAGCATACCTCCACCCTGAGATGTCCTCACACATCAGACGCTCACCTAGCAGAGCCCACACCATCTTCCAGTAAAGAAGAACCTGCCCTTACAGAGAACTGGGCGCGCAGCACTGTAGTAGCACCTTAAGGACAGCAGGTGGCACTCCTGCCCTTAAACAGGAGTTTACCCAAGAGGGACTTCAAATGGGAGCGCTGTAAAGTGCTGTTCAGCAAACACATTGTTTTCTTCTGCACCCCAAAGTGTACATATTACAACATTAGTTCAGGGGGCACAGAATACACTGCTGCTGGTTCCGTGTCAGCGGTAGCTGCTGGCCCTGGAAGGCTGGCCTGCCCCGTCTCTAACCTAGTGTCATGATGTCGTTCCCCCTTGTGCTGGCTGCGGGGCTGAGGACCTGAGACTGGGGGCCTCTGCTCTTTCTCCTGGGTGGCAATGCTCctgtccctgcctccttcccagtCTGTGGTGGGGACTCGACAGCCAGGGCAGGTCAGGTTCTCAGTCTGTGCTGAGGTCTCACCTGGGCCTTGCCTCTGTCTCCCCCAGGTGGCTCCCAAACCCCAATTAGAACAGAGTGAGTCTGTATCTCTTGGTCCCTTTCACCTTTCTTTCTGGGCTGCACCAGAACCTTGGCAGAAATCAGTGGTTTAAGCAAAAAATGGTGCTACATGTAAAAGTCTTTGCAACACTTTCacttccacccccacccaccctgcccccagcacAGTGTCCTGGACTTGCCACCAGTGTCAACTCTGAGTGTAGACACAACTGAAACTGTTCCTTCATACACATGCAGTTAAGCTTTCAGACACTCAACAAGAGCCTTGACACCCTCAAGCTGGGGTAAATATCCTGGGGAAGCTCTGGGTGggggtgcaggtgtgtgtgtgagaggagAGAGGCCTTCAGCAGCAGCAAGGATATTCCCACACTCCCCGAGGCTGTCTGGTGACCCCAGCAGACACAGTGAGTGTGGACCTTGGGCAGGGCCCTGGGACATGGTTTTGACCCAGTGTGGAAGGGCAGTTTTGGAACAGAGTGTGTGTGTTAGCGTGGGGTAGGGCGGGGGCTGCGTGGGGGTGAGCTCTGAGAACTGTCCACCTCCCAGCCCCTGAGAGTGCACCGCCCTGTCCCTCCCCTCAGCCTTTTGTTCACCTCCCTGCAGGAAGGGTCCTGGTGCTGCCTGTGCCACACAGCAACTCCCAGGCCTGCAGATCCAGCTGGGACAGGCAGGAGCTCCAAGTCCCCTGCCCtttgtctgcctttcccagccgcCTCTCACATGCTGTCTATGTGTCTGGTGTTGTTGCCTGCAGCAATTTTTACAAATGACTATGAAAGAATAACTCTCTTGGGCTGTTTTAAAATGTGGTCCCAGTTCTTGGACTCTTCTCCCACAGAAAGGGAGGTTTACTTCTTTCCTGTTGGATCTAGGTCGGGTGACATCTTCACCAATAGAATGCACCTGACTTAGCACCATGCCGTTTGCTGGGCCCAGGTGCTAAGACACTGGTATTTTTCACTTTCACCGTCTTGGATGGCGCTTCAGTTGGAATATTTTTGTCCCtctcaaattcatatattgaaatattaaacCACCAGGTGATAGCATTAACAGGTGGTGCCTCTGGGGAGGTGAGTAGGTCCGGAGGGcacctcatgaataggattagtgcccttatagaaGAGACCCCAAGGAGCTCCTTCATTCCTTCCATcaggtgaggacacagtgaggaggtgccatctatgaacgaAAAAGCTGGTTCTcagcagacaccaaatctgctgccACCTTGATTTGGACTTCTCAACCTCTAGAACACTGAAAAATATATCTGTTGTTCATAAGCaactcagtttatggtatttttttaaaatagtggctCAAACGGACTAAGACAGCTGGTCACTTGGGGGCCCAGACACCGTGTTTTGAGGAAGCCTCAGCCTCGCACAGGAAGATGAACTGAGGGCACCTGCGAGGGTGAGCTAGAGAACACAGAACAGCCAGCTTTCTGGGAAAAACCAAAACTCCGATTTACAGTGTTTGTAAATTTCTGTGGTTAGAATCCTCTCAGCTCTGGACGGTTTAAAAAATGTC
This genomic stretch from Pan paniscus chromosome 7, NHGRI_mPanPan1-v2.0_pri, whole genome shotgun sequence harbors:
- the DEFA6 gene encoding defensin-6, which codes for MRTLTILTAVLLVALQAKAEPLQAEDEPLQAKAYEADAQEQRGANDQDFAVSFAEDASSSLRALGSTRAFTCHCRRSCYSTEYSYGTCTVMGINHRFCCL